In the Brettanomyces nanus chromosome 1, complete sequence genome, CGAAAGCATCTACACAAACGCAAGCACAAATCATACCCAAACGTCTGCCCAAAATTTCAGATAATTGACCCCAAGAAGGTCAGCCAAAACATCCTCCCAAGTTCACAACAATGTTCGTCACGGTAAGAGCATTAGTAGACAGCTTCATCTGTCATCTGCTTATTCAACATGATTGGAAACAAATCTTGCGATCCatgagaaaagaagttgaagacaGAGAGACTGATCACTAAATAGAGTAATATTGGCCACTCAGCTTTCCAAGTTCTCTTTAAATGGGTCCAAAATCTAGACTCTTCACTGTCACGTTCTAAACTCTTCACTGTCACGTTCTAAACTAGATacttctttcaactccatCACATGCGCGTTAAGTGTTCTTCTAGTGGCCTGAAGCCGTTTGAAGTAATCCAACTCTCCAAAGGAGAGTCTCCAGACTATAAGCAATAACGCAGGTAAAGCTGAAAACCAGAATAAAGCTCTCCAACCATACCTGGTGTTGGTAAAAGCTCTATGGAAAGCCGAAGCTAAAAACAAAGCCAAATGTGTAAGCGGGCTGATATAGCGCTTAAAAAGCCACGAGATGAAACTGGTGAATTTTCCAGAGAAGTAGAAATAGCTAATCCATAACGGCCTCCCATTGCTATAACAAACAAAGCTCTTACGGCCAAGAACTGCTATAGAGTTTGCATAAAGCCAGTCGAAATTTCGAAAATCACAAACAAGACACAGCAGATAATTCGGGGCCTTTTTCGACCCCGACGATCAGCAGCATatccaaaaagaacagCACCCACAGTTCTCAACATCAACACTAAGGTGATTCCCCAGGTAATAGAAACAACTTCGACGTTAAATGTCTCTGAAATGTCACTGACACTGATTGAAACACAGataaaatcaaaagaatcCATCAACCAAGCAGAATAACCATGAAAGAATAAATTCCACTGATGTCTTTACATTGCCCTAATGGCCGGTAAAAGATTTAGCCCTTTTTGGCAATTGATCGAGTAGCCTTATCAAAAATGGGTAACTGAAATAAAGTCACAGTCCTGGTGGATAAGAAATGACCAAACTGTTTGGCCACATCGACAAAACCCGTAGCTGGGTCACTCTCATACTGAACCTCAGTATAGTAGGTATCCTCCCTATTACTCATAGTATAAGAATTGAACCGCATTTATTGTATTGGATAAAAGCAATGATAAATCATTCAATTTATACCGAAAGAACCTCAAGTCCCTTTTCCAGTGCTCAAAGTGTGGAGTGTACCAAAAAAACGAAATACCTGCTAGAGAATCGGAGATGGCACTGACTTTTGGACCCTTCTTGGCAAAACACCATATGGAAATCTTATTGTGCATAAATGCAACATTAACTTATGCGGCCTGGAATGCCGAGCCCCTCGAGAAACATTTCATTTGCCGCACTCACATCAATGTGCTTGTCAGGGAATAAGATGATGtgatattgaagagcaCCACAACAAGGGAATAGACAAAGGGTAACCATGTAGTCATCTTAACTTGTCCACTTTGGTATATGGCGTTAATCAAAACGCCTATTAACGATCCCGCCACAAAGCCTTCAAAGGCAGCGATAACCAAATAGACAAGAACAACTAGCAAAAGAAACTTTTTGTTGCTCTTGACCATACTGGATATAAGACTCTGTTTCTTACGCCTTGTTAAATCCGGTACCCCTGCATTGTTCGTATCTCGGCTTTCATCGAGCCATGTAGTACCTTTGATATTAATGCCATAGTTTGTACCCCTATAGTGGGTAAGAATGACAATAGCAGCAGCTGAAGTGTAAAACGCCACGATCATGATGATACACCAACAAACAGTAAATCTCCAGACGTCCTTGGAATAGTATAGAAACGACTTTTTATACATAATCTTGGATGGACCAAGAGGCCAGTAAAGCGAGGGAAATGGAGGAGGAATATATCCTACCGGAACGTCATGATATCTGAAGCGCAAGATCGTTTCTGTTAGTACATCACACTGGTACAATCCAAACAATATATACTCACGTCATTTGCTATAATATAAGTGGAACATGCGAAGTAAACGAATAGaagagcaaaaaaaaaaacatgTACTTGAGCTACAAAGGTGCACAAGGACCTCCGCGAATTATCAAATACAGAATCTCAAAGGGTCGTAGTACACATTTATTGATACACAATTCAAGTGGTaatctccttctgcttcttcataaGATTAGTGATTGTACCCAACATGAATATTCTAGCGTCTATAGCACTGAGAAGCACATTTTTCATGCTTAAACTGATAAAGGTGTTATCGTTGACGTTGATAACTCTATCCAATAGAAGCGCAGTCATGGCACAAGTTAAAGGGCCACAATCAGAGCCATTTATTTGTTGAGGCGAATACTCATCAAAAATTACCTCAAAACTAGTGTCAAGTAACGTCTCGGTATTTTTGATCAACTGCAGAGACTCGGTTTCATTGGCTCTAAACATAGAATCATAAACAAATGCTTTACGATCCttcagagagaaaagaacaagagaCCAGTGTGATCCGCCTTCTCCAAgatcaaaatcaatgctATCATTGACCGGCATAAATATGAACGATGCCCCGTCCATATTGGGCAGTACGTCTTTAAGCTGTTCCGGTGAGGGGTCGTTAGCCAATAGAAACGAGAAGGTAGGAAGTAGCAGAACGACAGAACTATTCGCCTTGTCTTCTCCCATATATTTGACACGACGTTTCAGTGTGGTACGCGTCTGCGAAGCCGTGAGGTACTCGTAAATGAACCCTATAATGTTATCGTTCAACCATGCATCCTCAAGCAATGTACTCAAATCGCCTTGGGAGAGGACTATATCCTCAAACTTGAGAGCTCTAGGTCCATCCATCATCTTACAAGCCTGAGTGAATAGTCCATTCAATATTCTAATTTTGTCCAACTTGTATCCATCCATGGAATAATCTTCTGATGACTTATGATGGTGACGCAGCTTTTCCTGTTTCTCTagtttcttcctcttttttttttcctctttctgtttctttttcagttCTTTACGCTCCGACTTTGTCATGCTTTTCTTAGTCTTCATACCATCATCCTCACTCTCGCTTTCTAGCGATTTCTGACTAACGTGggtagtagtagtagtaagaagagattccACAAACCCATTTGGGTGATGATATCCAGACTCCTTGAATATCAAGTCCCTAGCTGCCTGACTGTCTTCAACGCTGTCAGAACCATCATCGTAGTCTTCTCCACCATAATCATCAGAACGCTTATTCCAATCTAATGTGTCAAATCCATTCGATGCAAGATGCCCTCCAAGCTCTATAGCCTCATGTGGggattctttttcaagatctgGTATATAATATCCTTTATGAGCACTGAAAATGGTCTTTATCATCTTTGataggaaagaaagaatgtGATTGTTCTATATTAATGCTCAATCTGCGGATACTTTGACACCtaaaaggaaaaaggaaaaaaaaaaaaaactagGGGACcaaacagagagaaaagaaaagaaaagaaattgaaaaaaaggGAAAACAGCACAACAATTCAGAGTTATCACGAGGAGACTGAAAAGGTGGAGAAGCGAAAGAAGTTTTTCCGGACTCCTATCCGGGGTATGCGTCTAGTAAGTTtatctgaaaaattattAGCATCTAAATtaaaggaaagagaattGATATGCAAGTGAAACTAGTACATAAAATAGTTGGACAAcgacaaaaaaaaaattgaattgTGCCGTAACCAATTCCTATATCTTTCAGACGCCTAGACTGAACCGTTCAAGAGTTCATCAACTGCTCCTTCGACAGATCctccacttcttctcaaGGCACGCACATTTCGTTCAAAGTCGAAAAATCCCATATCATTTAACTGACGGAGTTGCGATTggaaaacttcttctggGGGTCTGTTATCAACGGGTGCAGGTGGCTGCGATGCATTTGCAGCGCCAGAAAGACCGCTCAGCATATTCCATAGGTTAGGATTGGCGAATGGATTGGTGGCAGGATTAGCAGCAGTTGTTCCTGCATTATTGTCAATTGTATTCTCATTTGTATTGGCAGCTGTGTTTGAATTTGGAACACCAAAAAGTGCAGCAAACGGATTAGGAGGAAGAGCAGCTGTGGAGCCCGTGGATCCCGAGGAGCCTGCAGCACCTGCAGCACCGGCAGTACCAGCGTTACCGGAGTTAGAAGAAGCGGCAGCATCAGTTCCGCTACTTTCATTCGTTATAGGGTTACCAGGGGCAGGGAAGCTACCTGTCTGAGCGCTTGCTTCATTAGGGTTCATCGTTCTCTGAAATTGCATCATCGATCTCATCGCTTGTGGATTGGTAATCATGTTACGAAATTGATCACTCTGAAGCATCTCACGTGCCATAGGACCCATTGCCCTTAATTGAGGTGACTGCTGAATCATAAAGTCAAGCATTCGCGGATCTGAGAGCATTCCCCTCATACTTTCTTGGAACAGAGGATTTTCCATCATTTGCTCCAGCTGGTTATCATCTGGGATCTGCATCCCATCTGGATTCATACCCATCTGCTCCAAAGTAGGCAGAGGCACATTGTAACCTGCATATCGAGCGCTAGTCAAGCCGGCAAGTGGGTCGAATGTGCTCTGTCCTGCAGAAATGTTACTTGGAATACTGCCTGACCCAGAGGCTGCAGCCGAGGAATTACCTGCAGCACTCTGTGTTGTACTTGCACTGGATCTACTCGTCGAATCTGTCTTAGCAGCACCCTTCACtaaatgaagagaatgcCCATCCTTAATCTTGTAGGACTCAATCGTGTCTCCATCCTTGAGAACTTTACCCGAATATATTAACCTTTGTCTATCAACAGGAATATCAAGGTCTTTGGCCAACTgctctttcaactcctgGATTGTCGAACTGGTAGACACAGCTACCTTATGCTTCTTGTCACCAGCGGTCCTGGGTGCTAGCCTGTTAGTAAATGACCGAGTTGAGGGAGTTTATTACTCCAAAAAACTTACTTTATGACGATATTGATCTCAGACATTTATCTTTGCAAAGAATAAAATGATTAAAACTAAAATAGTAGTTGAGATTAGCTGATCTCGTGGGTGATTTTCATCTTTGCCCATTGGAATcgaaaagaacaatttttt is a window encoding:
- a CDS encoding uncharacterized protein (EggNog:ENOG41), which codes for MTYHDVPVGYIPPPFPSLYWPLGPSKIMYKKSFLYYSKDVWRFTVCWCIIMIVAFYTSAAAIVILTHYRGTNYGINIKGTTWLDESRDTNNAGVPDLTRRKKQSLISSMVKSNKKFLLLVVLVYLVIAAFEGFVAGSLIGVLINAIYQSGQVKMTTWLPFVYSLVVVLFNITSSYSLTSTLM
- a CDS encoding uncharacterized protein (MEROPS:MER0064210) — translated: MIKTIFSAHKGYYIPDLEKESPHEAIELGGHLASNGFDTLDWNKRSDDYGGEDYDDGSDSVEDSQAARDLIFKESGYHHPNGFVESLLTTTTTHVSQKSLESESEDDGMKTKKSMTKSERKELKKKQKEEKKKRKKLEKQEKLRHHHKSSEDYSMDGYKLDKIRILNGLFTQACKMMDGPRALKFEDIVLSQGDLSTLLEDAWLNDNIIGFIYEYLTASQTRTTLKRRVKYMGEDKANSSVVLLLPTFSFLLANDPSPEQLKDVLPNMDGASFIFMPVNDSIDFDLGEGGSHWSLVLFSLKDRKAFVYDSMFRANETESLQLIKNTETLLDTSFEVIFDEYSPQQINGSDCGPLTCAMTALLLDRVINVNDNTFISLSMKNVLLSAIDARIFMLGTITNLMKKQKEITT
- a CDS encoding uncharacterized protein (BUSCO:EOG09343MK6) translates to MSEINIVIKLAPRTAGDKKHKVAVSTSSTIQELKEQLAKDLDIPVDRQRLIYSGKVLKDGDTIESYKIKDGHSLHLVKGAAKTDSTSRSSASTTQSAAGNSSAAASGSGSIPSNISAGQSTFDPLAGLTSARYAGYNVPLPTLEQMGMNPDGMQIPDDNQLEQMMENPLFQESMRGMLSDPRMLDFMIQQSPQLRAMGPMAREMLQSDQFRNMITNPQAMRSMMQFQRTMNPNEASAQTGSFPAPGNPITNESSGTDAAASSNSGNAGTAGAAGAAGSSGSTGSTAALPPNPFAALFGVPNSNTAANTNENTIDNNAGTTAANPATNPFANPNLWNMLSGLSGAANASQPPAPVDNRPPEEVFQSQLRQLNDMGFFDFERNVRALRRSGGSVEGAVDELLNGSV